The following are from one region of the Sulfurimicrobium lacus genome:
- the lpxB gene encoding lipid-A-disaccharide synthase, which yields MAQQNVTGRGVRIGIVAGEASGDLLGSHLIAALRKKLPHAEFVGIAGPKMQSAGAQTLFPMEKLAVRGYLEVLWHFREIFSIRRKLKRHFLQNPPDLFIGVDAPDFNLGLEKSLKAHGIPTIHYVSPSVWAWRRERVKKIAQSVTHILALFPFEPQIYQDAGVPVSYVGHPMADVIADQPDRAGMRTQFKLPQEATVIALLPGSRQSELHYMAELFIRTAQTIASTKPDTIFLVPLVSRETRDLFEAALYRLGAENLHLNILFGHAHAALTAADVALVASGTATLETALLKRPMVITYKLSKLSAFLMRRKGYLPYVGLPNVMAGRFIVPELLQEDATPENLAQAMLNLLQDEQVQAGLLAEFGRIHQQLRQNTAERACEAVMRYLPDWAKA from the coding sequence TTGGCGCAGCAAAATGTGACAGGGCGGGGCGTGCGGATCGGTATCGTGGCGGGAGAAGCTTCCGGGGACCTGCTCGGCAGCCACCTGATCGCGGCTCTGCGAAAAAAACTGCCGCACGCTGAATTCGTCGGTATCGCCGGCCCGAAAATGCAGTCGGCCGGCGCCCAGACCCTGTTTCCCATGGAAAAGCTGGCGGTGCGGGGGTACCTGGAAGTGCTGTGGCATTTCCGTGAAATTTTCTCTATTCGCCGCAAGCTGAAACGCCATTTTCTGCAGAATCCGCCCGACCTGTTCATCGGTGTCGATGCGCCGGATTTCAATCTCGGCCTGGAAAAATCCCTCAAGGCGCACGGCATCCCGACTATTCACTATGTCAGCCCTTCGGTTTGGGCGTGGCGGCGCGAGCGGGTGAAAAAAATCGCACAATCGGTGACGCATATTCTGGCGCTGTTTCCCTTCGAACCGCAGATTTACCAGGATGCCGGCGTGCCGGTGAGCTATGTCGGCCATCCCATGGCCGATGTGATAGCGGATCAGCCGGACCGTGCGGGGATGCGCACGCAGTTCAAGCTGCCGCAGGAGGCGACCGTCATTGCCTTGCTTCCCGGCAGCCGACAAAGCGAATTGCACTATATGGCCGAGCTGTTCATCCGCACTGCGCAGACCATAGCGTCCACAAAACCCGATACGATTTTCCTGGTTCCCCTGGTGAGCCGCGAAACACGGGACTTGTTCGAAGCTGCGCTGTATCGTCTGGGTGCCGAGAATCTTCATCTGAATATCCTGTTCGGTCACGCTCATGCCGCGCTGACCGCCGCCGATGTGGCGCTCGTGGCGTCCGGCACCGCCACGCTGGAAACCGCGCTGCTCAAGCGGCCCATGGTGATCACCTACAAACTGTCGAAATTGTCCGCCTTCCTCATGCGGCGCAAGGGCTATCTACCTTACGTCGGTTTGCCCAACGTGATGGCCGGACGTTTTATCGTGCCGGAATTGTTGCAGGAAGATGCCACGCCGGAAAATCTTGCCCAGGCCATGCTCAATCTGCTGCAAGACGAGCAGGTGCAGGCCGGCCTTCTGGCCGAGTTCGGGCGCATCCACCAGCAGTTGCGGCAAAACACCGCCGAGCGGGCATGCGAGGCGGTCATGCGCTACCTGCCCGACTGGGCCAAGGCGTGA
- the rnhB gene encoding ribonuclease HII, with product MSHLLCGVDEAGRGPLAGAVFAAAVILDPSRPIAGLADSKKLSEKKRDYLALQIKEHALAWAIASASAQEIDCINILQASLLAMRRAVEALTLVPHEVAVDGLHCPPLAMPARAVVKGDSLVAEISAASILAKTARDAEMLELHQLYPDYGFDRHKGYPTADHLAAIARHGVISIHRRSFAPVRLALGYE from the coding sequence GTGAGCCATCTGCTCTGCGGGGTCGACGAAGCCGGGCGTGGGCCGCTGGCCGGGGCGGTGTTCGCCGCTGCGGTGATTCTCGACCCGTCTCGTCCGATCGCCGGCCTGGCTGACTCCAAGAAGCTGAGCGAGAAAAAACGCGACTATCTGGCGCTGCAGATCAAGGAGCATGCCCTGGCTTGGGCCATCGCCAGCGCTTCGGCGCAAGAGATCGATTGCATCAATATTCTCCAGGCCAGCCTGCTGGCCATGCGGCGTGCGGTAGAGGCGCTGACGCTGGTGCCCCACGAAGTGGCGGTGGATGGGCTGCATTGTCCGCCGCTGGCCATGCCTGCGCGTGCCGTGGTCAAGGGCGACAGCCTGGTGGCGGAAATCTCGGCAGCCTCGATTCTCGCCAAAACCGCACGCGATGCTGAAATGCTGGAACTGCACCAACTTTACCCGGACTACGGTTTCGACCGACATAAGGGTTACCCCACGGCGGATCATCTCGCGGCGATCGCCCGGCATGGGGTGATTTCCATCCACCGGCGCAGTTTCGCGCCGGTCAGGCTTGCTCTGGGGTACGAATAA
- the wrbA gene encoding NAD(P)H:quinone oxidoreductase, whose amino-acid sequence MKIQVVFYSMYGHIHRMAQAVAQGVASVEGAEASLWRVPELVPDKALEASGAKAAQAAFADVPIIAPAQLAEADAIIFGTPTRFGNMAAQMRNFLDQTGKLWLAGSLIGKVGSVFASSATQHGGQESTILSFHTTLLHQGMIIVGLPYSEQRQMTISEISGGSPYGASTIAGPDGSRLPSENELAMARFQGRHVAEITAALTRGRSAMV is encoded by the coding sequence ATGAAAATCCAGGTCGTTTTTTATAGCATGTACGGACATATCCATCGCATGGCGCAAGCCGTCGCGCAAGGTGTCGCTTCTGTGGAAGGCGCCGAGGCAAGCCTGTGGCGGGTGCCCGAACTCGTGCCGGACAAGGCGCTCGAAGCCAGTGGCGCGAAAGCGGCACAGGCCGCTTTCGCCGATGTGCCGATCATTGCACCCGCCCAGTTGGCGGAGGCCGATGCGATCATTTTCGGTACGCCTACACGCTTCGGCAACATGGCTGCGCAAATGCGCAATTTTCTCGACCAGACAGGCAAGCTGTGGCTCGCCGGCAGCCTGATCGGCAAGGTGGGTAGCGTCTTCGCCAGCAGCGCCACCCAGCATGGCGGGCAGGAAAGCACCATCCTCAGCTTTCACACCACGCTGCTGCACCAGGGCATGATCATCGTCGGGCTGCCCTACAGCGAGCAGCGCCAGATGACCATCAGCGAAATCAGCGGCGGTTCTCCCTATGGCGCAAGCACGATTGCCGGCCCGGACGGGAGCCGTCTGCCGAGCGAAAACGAACTGGCAATGGCGCGCTTCCAGGGGCGGCATGTCGCCGAAATTACTGCCGCCCTGACGCGGGGACGTTCAGCCATGGTCTGA
- a CDS encoding CopD family protein, which translates to MKFMIMLHVLGIVIWVGGMFFAHQVLRPVAADRLEPPLRLPLWVGVFKRFFPWVWASIAVILASGLFMIGFLGGMSSVPLHVHAMLGTGTIMMAIFAYVFFIPFARLQRAVLNQNWKAGGASLANIRQLVGINLSLGLITIAIATAGAMFA; encoded by the coding sequence ATGAAATTCATGATCATGTTGCATGTGTTGGGAATCGTAATCTGGGTGGGCGGCATGTTTTTTGCCCACCAGGTACTGCGCCCGGTAGCCGCCGACCGGCTCGAACCGCCGCTGCGCCTGCCGCTGTGGGTGGGCGTGTTCAAACGCTTTTTCCCCTGGGTATGGGCAAGTATTGCCGTGATCCTCGCTTCCGGACTGTTCATGATCGGGTTCCTGGGCGGCATGAGCAGCGTGCCCTTGCACGTCCACGCCATGCTCGGCACCGGCACCATCATGATGGCGATTTTCGCCTATGTCTTCTTTATTCCCTTTGCCCGCCTGCAGCGAGCGGTCCTGAACCAGAACTGGAAAGCGGGCGGCGCATCCCTGGCAAACATCCGCCAACTGGTTGGAATAAATCTCTCTCTGGGACTGATAACTATCGCTATAGCCACGGCTGGCGCCATGTTTGCATAG
- the motA gene encoding flagellar motor stator protein MotA yields MLVIVGYLVVLGSVFGGFVMAGGHLAALLQPIELLMIGGAAAGAFLVGSGPKVMKATFKALPGIVKGSKYNKALYMELLALLFEILAKVRKEGLMSIESDVEEPDKSPLFSKYPGVSSDHHIVEFITDYLRLMVGGNLNAMEIENLMDNEIETHHNEGHVPVAAFAKLADGMPAFGIVAAVMGVVHTMESVGIPPAELGMLIAHALVGTFLGILLSYGFVAPISTLLENKLIESSKVFDCVKVTLLASLNGYAPQVAVEFGRKVLYSTERPGFLELEEHVKQTKNKPG; encoded by the coding sequence ATGTTGGTGATTGTTGGTTACCTCGTCGTCTTGGGGTCGGTGTTCGGCGGTTTCGTCATGGCTGGCGGACATCTCGCCGCCTTGCTTCAACCGATTGAGTTGCTGATGATCGGGGGGGCGGCTGCCGGAGCGTTCCTGGTAGGCAGTGGCCCCAAGGTGATGAAGGCGACATTCAAGGCTTTGCCCGGCATCGTGAAGGGGTCCAAGTACAACAAGGCGCTGTACATGGAATTGCTGGCGCTGCTGTTCGAAATCCTGGCCAAAGTGCGCAAGGAAGGGCTGATGTCCATCGAGTCAGACGTGGAAGAGCCGGACAAGAGCCCCCTGTTCAGCAAGTATCCCGGCGTTTCCTCCGATCATCACATCGTAGAGTTCATCACCGATTACCTGCGCCTGATGGTGGGTGGCAACCTCAATGCCATGGAAATCGAAAACCTGATGGACAATGAAATCGAAACCCATCACAACGAGGGCCACGTGCCGGTGGCCGCCTTCGCCAAGCTGGCGGACGGCATGCCGGCGTTCGGTATCGTGGCCGCGGTGATGGGTGTGGTGCATACCATGGAATCGGTGGGCATTCCGCCGGCCGAACTGGGCATGCTGATTGCCCACGCGCTGGTGGGGACCTTCCTCGGTATCCTGCTTTCCTACGGTTTCGTCGCGCCGATTTCTACCCTGCTGGAAAACAAGCTGATCGAATCGAGCAAGGTATTTGATTGCGTCAAGGTGACACTTCTTGCCAGCCTGAACGGCTATGCCCCCCAGGTGGCCGTCGAGTTCGGCCGCAAGGTGCTTTATTCCACCGAACGACCGGGATTCCTCGAGCTGGAAGAGCATGTCAAACAGACCAAAAACAAACCCGGTTAA